The region cgcatccgaaaccgcggatgtcaaaaaatctgcatccgcaacatccttgattttaacaataaaagtttgattgattgattgactgCACTTAACCCAACAAACCTTCCCTGTAGTACTAAATAAGTAGTCTAAATACTTCGGGGACACAGAGagttaaagattttttttttttataattattttattcataatgGTGTCATCTTGTTTTACATTTACCGTCCCCTTGTATGAAAACATCTGAAAACAATTTcaacaattaataattattgtttcGCGAAGTTGGTAGACCTGAATTAATTTATCATTGTATCCATCACGTTCAGCAAAATTAAACTTGTGTTTACTGTACAATTCCATTTTAAAAGCTCATTCGTGGAGTGCAATAgcttgtaaattttaatttaaaatgttgaTTAATAATAGTACAagtattatctataaaatactTCATTTTCGAGTCTGCTTGCTTGCTAATTTAAGCaccaaatatttaaatatgtactataaaaaaataaatgcagGTCTCATGCTAGACCAGGCCGGGCCGAGGCCGAAGGCGTCCGACACGTCattatgacggctgatcggtgatcgcgtggtgctttccatagaaaacgaagcgccggaagctccggcccggccccggcccggtctagcgtgagtcacccTTTATAGGCCATCCGATCAAGGTGGTAACCGTCCCAAATTAtcaaagaaaaaataataatttgatttgttccgcAGTTGCAAAGGAATCCGGATACTCACTAACACCGCAGTTCCGAGCGCAAATGAACCGGCCCGGGTTAAAGTACGTTACGTTGTTCGATCCGCACACGGGCTTGTATTCTGTGGTCGATGGGCAATCCTGCACACATTGTCTCTGCGTGGGAGTATCACTACTGTAAACAGAGTTTTGTCATGTTTTATGGTGCTGAAAGTTCGATTAAGCTGGCGCGTTGTGCAATCAATAGTTTCTATCGACTTCATTGTTTTTGCTAGCATAAAATTGGAATGGAACACTTTTAAGCACGATAGGTAGAGTTACACGAAGAAatgtctgcagcaattttgatagcccacgcagtgcaagtgttatttatacgtcataatttcatagaagtttgacgtttaaaatgacacttgcactgcgtgggctatctaaatcgctgcagacttgacttggtctaactctagagtatgtgcggaaagaggaGCGTCGTGGAATGTATGCATGGGAGCCCATAAGTtctacaactcttctctttccgcacagactgtacgcatgtacagtcaccacacagGATTGTTATGCCATATATAGGGTtgttgctaaattggaaattctatagcgtagaTATTGAGCAACCAATTTAACTAGGACCCtgaatggcgcaacaatcgcggagcgtaaAGGTACGAGTGCCTTTTATGTACCTTGGTGATACAATTGTGCAGTGCATTGTACTGCATTATTAAGGCCACCGCAAACACATCAGAATTCAGTTGTTCTAGTTCTGATTAAATTCAGATCTGACCGATTTTGATGAACTGACATTTAAATCAGTGCGTTTTGTCAACAATGTCCTAAAATTTATAtgaattgtaggtaggtattgtgTCCGTGTGCCCCAGTGGCCTATTAAACTTAAGGATATATTGTCACTAGGTTGACTGCCGCCTTCTACCAATAGCACCATACTAAAAGCACTCAGTATAAAAacgtaataaaaccgtttatggCTTGCATATTGACATAAAATTTATTGATCTAGTCGCCGCTAGTACCTAACCACATTCGTctgaaacaaatttaaattgCGGTTTGACTTATAATAACTGAATGtggccagagggcctaccgcgaaccacgtttgacgtgttcgtgttgcctccctgtcacacttacgtacgaatttgcaagtgcgacagagataCCCTGTGGTAGGTCCTCTGGATCCAcgagttattttttattaaattattacttatttccGTGGCATCACTGCCAAGTAATCCTTTAGAGTTAGGTCACGTTCTGAAGGCGTCACTTTGAGGtaggtcactttctgaggacgtcacttccCAAGTTAGTCACTTTCTTAGTACGTCACTTTACGACATGTATACGATCGTTTTTTTGTCCGAAGCGTATTATGCTACCTCGAAaatgacgtcctcagaatgtgacctAACTCGAAAGTGTCCTACTCCACCTAAAGGTAAAGAATTAGATAATTActagatttatttttaatattttttctgctTGCAATGGGAAACGTTAAAATAAGGGTcaaatacttacatttaaaaatacgctttaatttatacattttaacaacaaatactaaatattCAATGTCAAAATAGTCAAAAACAAGTGTtgtcataaaataattttagttttttatttgttattatacctATGGGCatctatatatttttaataaagaaATCTGTAAAAGCCTATTACTTATTAGCATACAAAACATTTTCGCTTAGAAACGAAGCTTAGGTCGGTCGATGTCCGCCCGGACAAAGTATTTAGTTTACCTCAAATAATTGTAAATTATACCCACCCATCTTGGAAAACAATGCTATCTGGGACAGAAGTAGTCATAGCAACAGGTTTTCCTAATATGGCCACGGGATTGTACTCATCAAGGCCTTGTGGCTTCTGATTTTGAATTGACATCTGGTTTCCATTTTGATTCTGGAACTGTTGGTTTCcctgattttgattttgaaatTGGTTTCCAGGATTCCAATTTCCAGGTCGGGACTGGCTGATCCCATTCTGAAGTGGAATGTCGTCTAAAGTGCCAGTGTTAAAATTTTGGTTCTGTCCAAAGTTGTTTCCGTTAAAGTTTTGTTGATTTGATTGGGAAGGGTACTGATTTAACTGTTGGTTGATCTGTTGATCTGGAAATTGTACCGGTGATGGGTATTGGTTTTGGCTATTCCCAAAATTGTTTTGGGAGAAGCCACCCTGAGGATATTGTGGCGTCGATTGGAGATGCTGGTCTAAATTTGATTGCGCTTGATTTGGTGTTTGCATTTGTTGCCAATTGTTGAATTGTGCTTGAGGGTTTTGCTGAAAATAACATACGTTTTAAAGATAGAAACTGCTGATTTAAAGTTATTATGATGATTATGTGAAACTTTTTTGATTGGGGTTTTataatcgtcccatagaaaatttgaatatcgcgcctttttctactgacaagatttgcttgaccaactatgtgtaggtaagtatgtttagttttatatttttattagttagttaccaaagaaattggacaggtggaatacgaGTGGTATTATCGGCTTGCCCTATGGATATGTTCCATTGAAAGTGGTGTTTAACTTAAAGCCGTCTAACTTTAAGTTAAACACCacctattatttatactttatttaacttaaaacCGACAATCAAAACATGTGAACACCGAATATTTGGATTCTGATTATGGTTAGAGTGAATAAAAGTACTTATGTAAGTCAAGCCAATCCACATTGTTCAGACTATACTGATCTGTTGccatataaatgagaataatagcgccctcttgacaatgatcatatattcctggtcaggctttagtatggtaattcaatcaaagacctaattattactttttttttcatcaagttATGACGTATATCgacgtgaggccccgccatttattgaattagttattttccgtgtaaatattttgactgattccattgtcgactcattataaacattattttcgtcacgtttacaaactaaaaatactattactatttttaacaaacaagaacggctctttttttaaactatttttttttaccaactTCCGGAGAGAAAGTTTGttttcgaaaataaagtatcttaaaatgatctaaagcaCAGGAATAAAgaaaattgcctattactaattaatgtttaacgtaaccgtACGTATCTTTCTTGGGCTATAACAGACTGCCGCaccaccgcaccgcgaccttggtgcgccgcccATAAGTGacagcgagaaagagatatctctttatatGGATATggctaaggtaaacgtactagtgctcgacatgctaatgcccaatagatgacaccttgatAGAGGtgacctctattgacaatgacttacgtttcaagatgacatattGTACTGGGAAcacgtcgagcaccagtacgtttaccttattacgGACAGGATAAATTGTCCAGGTACCTACCTGATTGAGATATCCTGGCCCATGGAATATTTGGCCCAAAATATTTTCCAAACCGAAGAATCTGTTCTTTAACTCCGGCTtctgtgttgttgttgttgttgtaatTCCAACATCCTTTGGATGTGCGAAAACCGCGGCTTTGGAAATAAttcaatacatatttaattgatACAATTTAAGAGGAAAAATACATTTaagatatgatatgatatgaataTCTGCGGCGTTATTTTGTTTATATTGGACACGCATTGAAATCCTAAATCTATGAGTAATGAATGATATCCAGTTGGTAAGATATTTAATTCTAAAGAGCTaccttaaaaaaacaatatactTGCCTATACTTTAGTAAAAACTTACACGTGTTTGCGTCAATCAATacaactagggttgccagatagtcgggatttggcgggattctcccgatttttagcatgtgttcccgattcccgacaaagtgaaaactgtcccgaaaaacagcttcacgttatataacaataatttcaagtttcgaactgtcgtcgagcgagcgagcaaACCGCGTCGAGCTACTCGCCGCcccgaatttttttttgtttgttcaagatctcaaagaatttatactatttttatataaaaacgtctatgggcagagcagctgacgtagtgccaataatgtcaaatatcattgtttttaatacaattactttaatttgaatgttcttttcccgacttaagtctcaaaatcccgaaaaatttatattttttcccgataatagcgcctttcgatctggcaaccctaaataCAACCGAACAAACATAATATTTGTAGCCCACCATTGAACGTTTTCCCAGTAAGTgtcaataataattattgtacTATATGTAGGTATCAATGGGATACCAATGTACGTAGTAAATGTGAAAAGGTTTAACAGTGGGCCAGGAATCGAATTCTACCTACGTACTTACCTAagataaaacataataatataaacacTAACTCATGTTTGaacatattaaacatttttaatttacttttgtTTACACTATAGTTGTTTCACCATCGATCGAAATAACAAAACTGACAATCACAAGACATTAAGTCTACCCACAACGTCGTTAAGTTGACCTACGTCATATGAAGTTACTCCAAAAATGATATTACTACTTAATGGCTTCGCTAAAAACTCTGTCTAATCGGGTTTTCGTAATTACTGAATCAATAAAACGATAATTTTAGGTGAATTTTTCTGTCGTTCTGTTTGTTAAGGGTTTTCCGTTTCTTGTTGGTATATTTACTGAAAGGTCCGAGTTCGATTCCGGTCTGATCAATCAGCCTTGTCgagtttttttttgcttatgTTATTTTTCATAAACGGCACTGAGGAttcgatgaaaaaaaaatattttatgagaAAATTTATTATACAGAGTTTTGGCAGTAGGTAGTTCAaatagtatgtaggtatataatatatacctatctattgagcgcggcgcgctcattctttcttccgtgtaTCTATTATAAGGAGCGTaatcccatcttaaaggccggcaacgcacttgtgacccctctggtgttgcaagtgtccatttctatttaataattatacagaTTAACAATTTCTACGCAGACGAAGCTCACACCCACGTGACATAAGCTCaataaagcttgtgttgtgggtaggaTAGGATAGTATATATTACCTGCAAACCTACTTATATAATTactattgtttatttttgtttatatgtGTGTATTGTGGCAATCGATTAatgatttataaaaaaactgggtcaagcagatcttggcagtagaaaaaggcggcaaatttgaaaaatgtaggcgtgaaaggatatcatcccatagaaaatttgaatttcgcgcctttttctactgacaagatttgcttgaccatctatatctatTGGAACAAACAAAGTAAGCTAATAAGTCTAACGatgataaaataattgaaattaatgttttttttttgtgttcgctgatgtaggtataattattgtaaatagtaaatagAATAAGCTATATAACTAAACGAGAGTCCTATCTAAAGATTCTAAAGCACAGATATAAAGTGccttaagtacttacctagcTATTATGGCGAAACTACAAAGTTAACCTATTAAAACGCAGGTGCCGCTAAGATGGACCGGAGCAATTACTGTGATAGTGGGCAATATGTCGCCATTAGCTGTTAACGACCGTTTTGTCCAAGTTACAAAGTAAAAAAGACAATAACAGTGGCTCAGTGATTTACCCAGATTGTACTATTTAGTGCATACCTAGTCTTCAAGTCATATTTTGATTCAATAAGCGCAATGTAAAATCTGTAAGAGTTACATCCCACGATTGTCACGATTTATTTACCGTTAGCTAGCGTAAAATGTAaatgaacgtacatagaaaaaaaaatagccacaaccgaatacagaacctcctccttctatgaaattgaagtcggttaaaaatgggGTAGGGTTTAGACACGAATTTTGACTACATGGAACCTACATGGCTTGCAAATTGTTAACTAAAACAAAAATTGTGATTTTTAAACACACGATGCAGCGCCATCTAACTTCAATGGCCGGTCAAAGTAtttaacagatggcgccagcatagcttgctctgcatgaatctagtattaaactggattgggcatgagtggtggggataactgacagaacgggatagtcttacgtacttatctttcagtaggagtagcagagaaagcgctattattgtttgtccttatcacagtctcacatattcttttgttccccaccttttttttagtatggataatggtgggcaacaaataaattcgaccaatcacagtgtcgcatttgcgtatgttttgtccctcacggaggcacgcgtataccacttctatacgatcctaccttctatgttgctctgtcaatccctagaattgtgtcaacattttgttattttaatggaattttatgccctggatgccagccctttaagccaaatctcatagaaaaaggggcaagccatgaatctagtatataactggatcaggcatgagggggggggggggggggggaatgaccgaacgggatagtaTTATGTATtcttcagtaggagtagcagcgatagcgctattattatttgtccttgtcacagtctcacattttttttattccccaccgtaaatttagtatggattatggtgggcaacaaataaattcgaccaatcatagtgtcgcattgcgtatgttttgtccctcacggacgcacgcgtatagcacatctataggatcctaccatctatgGGGCaaaccatgaatctagtatttaaCTGGATCAGGCAAGAGGGGTGGATGGAAATGAcggaacgggatagtcttatgtatcattcagtaggagtagcagcgaaagcgctataattgtttgtccttgtcacagtctcacatttcttttattccccaccgtaaatttagtatggattatggtggacaacaaataaattcgatcaatcatagtgtcgcattgcgtatgttttgtccctcacggacgcaCCATCCTACCATCTATGGGGCAAACTATGATAGCGCCATCtgtgcaaacctttgacagttacCAACCAcattgtataattgtataacCCCCTCCACTCTCTAGCCGCGATACGCGTACGTCcgagcaaagaatataatactcactaggagaagaacggtaactccatacaaaaaaatgtccccaaccgtttatacgtttatactagtggcgccgtcgctgtgtaccaatggaactaaagttgacaaccggtttagcctggcgggtattggtaggtagtaattctgttgataaacatatttgttcttttcatatcacgaaatatatgaaagatgcaaatattaccccttgtttgtggtattatcaattaatttaaataaaaggcatatttatgtttataagttttataacattgtattattttatttattaaaaaaatgttttacatatagaaatatacactgaaaatgaaaccctgacaacttaataaaaaaatagacattaataaagcgcattcacaaagttttcagtataatacaaataactttaggcatgcctacctattacactttacacacacagatacactacactttacacacggcattttacacagatttccaacttgtattcatacatttcttcacggttaattaatacgctttccagatgcgttatgacgcggttccttctgaacccactaaagctatgaatttcactcaaatatgtatcttcaacagccgttgctccgcatttagcacattttctatgtgcattgctgtaatccatgtaggtacagacttaggccccgttcgcacggcagctttttcaacgcgcgttaaaaaagcgtctgaatgacacaaatggataaccatgtatgtattcacacgaaggcggtttttaggcgcggcgcttttttatcgagcactgttcgattttcggcgttgagcgttggcgtcaaattgaatagagcatacggaactccgtgtatctgttctcacaagcgttaaaaaagcgccggcgctgctgtcagttgactgtcaagtgtcaatttttggtgtcaatcgtcaagattattattagtttcaccttaaaaatgtcaacttatgcttacaaattcctgaaatattcaagctatattcaaataatacgtcgtaatagcaaataaagtatggctttgctgagatgcgtacgtggcagtacgactcataagtgatttttaagcgttcatatgaacacaaatattggaaacggtaaaaaagcgccaacgtcgggttttaacgcaacgctttttaagctgtcgtgcgaatggggccttacagagtcttaagtggtagtaccgctacgttgtatttattatttaaagatttaataactaaaattttcgttatgaactttaaccacagcagttggacagagtcattgacaaatatttttttttattatggtgggtagacgtacctaccctccatatattttatgaacattgataaagacagttggaagcaaatattcattataaaacttaatcgcttgtagttaagttttaactgttttaagtcccgttttatgattaataatgtaaaaaaatcgtgaaaatataaatcttagttgggagcaatgttgctgtagaaaaatgtttttatttgattactggcaactttttctaggaggccaaagcacacatagaagcttcaggcgcatacatgcgcaattatttggggacataactttcttaggaagtgaacaggccttgatcGGGCCACGCAGCtattaagccccccattcacactcctaccttgtagtccgcctcgttgggtaggattgtgtatgggggttgcagactacgagccgtcctaccgtttagccgcttagaggatataaccaacggagacgccatgtctaaaattttcggtacaaaatagtctgccgttttttgcgggggaggggcacatcaaatgtataggtacgtcatgtcagataaacgtcagaccatacatatggttgacatgtggttgaccattggccgcctattttcgacagaggggaaacgcctgttaatggcggctccattgttaattactccgagtttagccgtttgtagggcggctcgtagtccgcaacccccatacacaatcctacctaacgaggcggactacaaggtaggagtgtgaatggggggcttaagtGAGATccacggacgtagagagtaaactggatagtgtacactggccaaaaagtgtgtccacatgagaggtcaaacctgagccctccatctctttctaattagggtgaccataagtcatatgaatgtgggatattagcataagatggaatgtatagtttggccaagatcttttctcattcgtgcataatcacagagaatcatactgtattttccctatgctagtataattgccccagaaaagagatggatatagtttttttctcttctgtaaaacgcttcacacaaccttacttcatttagtcgttataaagcttttagtcgttataaaagctgttacagatgggatgggcgtattggatcgcgatcaatgcgatcatgcttgattgtgaggaaggtggtccactgtacgtccatcgtacgtattgggtgaaaaccagcgtagtgtcttacagacactgcttatgctgagcggcatcctatttggtgtatgtttactCTATTGTGAACTTTATGTTGTACTTaccgtaatgtaggtatgtttttgtacgccaaataaatattttctatttctatttatttctatcaaagacagctataagagagagcgagacagatatccagggtcgggtaaaacgttgtagttgtacttggtaattcgcaaatcgtatcgattaaaaacgctgccttcggtcgtgttttaatttatcaccagtcgttgcgaatttaattcctactttcaacacttgcaacgcaaataaatttatattattactatgcccactggttatcgatactagtcattttgtcaagccctagcgtagcgtaaaaatttatgtttttacacgaaattatcttgattattgactaaaatgataaaatattagcacacgacgaaataaaaacttacatttaactgtgtaaaccggcattctacactatttatgctcttcataattcatgatttaacaaaataccgatcactatcaatatcatactcatggtgtgttcatatacgtgatgacttcccttttgcatactttagctattctttaacccctggagcgccccagaattaccgtagtatggaactcctatactagttaccagcacacgtgtctgtgtagggcgctccacgggttaagggtaagcgtcatcgtagatctgtaatgggaacaacattttcaaatttgccgcttttgtatactgacggaaatgtcggcccaacctatatagaatcgattacatatatataaatagttagaattaacgttccagtaattaaatattatgtatatatatgagtctgtaatgtccaaggacttcggatttaatttttggcaattatgtagctctcattacgtgaaccgaataattaaacatgccgaaataagtatatctttatttatttattagtatactatttaggtaaagttatttttacattaagtatgaaataacaattttgtaagaccgatccaaatcgtaccgacatcatagtcaccctaatcgtcatcaagttggggataccaattaatattcaaagttactacaatttctaccatattcaatttactgtttttttgttgcgcacatgcttggcttaatcagttaataatattaacatcataataattaacaaattacttaaaagatatcagaactgtaattggaatatagctctaaaatagtataagaaggtaatgaatttcagtagtatattgatataatttctaccaaaatggtatctttttaacattggcgacatgtgcgagtgagacacagggctcgggtttttctatctcatgtggaccgttttctctagtctggtacgaacaacattctgtctcggtgataaggttcaaattagtatgACAAAAAAACTGACAACTCGCTCCAACTTCATGGTGAGATCGAGAAATACATTTTGCTGACCTTGTGCTGACCAGACCAAATCAAGGCTGCGGTCCGGTACGCCCGTCTGTTACAGTTTTACATTTGACAAGAACGAATGTAGGGATATTTTATCTGTAACAGGTTttgtaatttgtttgtcttGTCTGCGCTGCGCCGGACACTGGAATTTTCTGTAATCCGCCGCAAACAAGAGTTTCTTGCGTCAGTTTAGATACATTAGAATACCGCTAACCAGTTTCTTTATTTCGCATCTTAAGCGTAAGTTGTCTTTTATTTCCAGTCAGAAGTAAATTCTTGATAATTTCTCTGCATTGCCAACTATTTGTAAAAGTAATATCGTTCTGACAGGTGCATTACATTGCAGAATACTTTTCGTGGTTTCGCCGGTAACTCACAGGATTCAAGATGAGTTGTCCATTCAACGAGGAACAGCTGGGGCAACTGAAGATGTTCATAGAAATTTGCAAAAGCCAGCCTCAGATCTTGAACCACCCTAAAATAGTATTCTTCAAGGATTACATTACTTCGCTTGGCGGCACAATACCCGCGGCGACTTTTGGTGCTAAAACGTTTACAGCATCTGGAGATAGGTATGATTGCTTTttgttaattgttttttttttatgattcttATTGTTGAGCAGCGTGTGAAGGCC is a window of Cydia splendana chromosome 1, ilCydSple1.2, whole genome shotgun sequence DNA encoding:
- the LOC134793120 gene encoding myb-like protein M, whose amino-acid sequence is MFNMFKHELVFILLCFILAAVFAHPKDVGITTTTTTQKPELKNRFFGLENILGQIFHGPGYLNQQNPQAQFNNWQQMQTPNQAQSNLDQHLQSTPQYPQGGFSQNNFGNSQNQYPSPVQFPDQQINQQLNQYPSQSNQQNFNGNNFGQNQNFNTGTLDDIPLQNGISQSRPGNWNPGNQFQNQNQGNQQFQNQNGNQMSIQNQKPQGLDEYNPVAILGKPVAMTTSVPDSIVFQDGSDTPTQRQCVQDCPSTTEYKPVCGSNNVTYFNPGRFICARNCGVNVFIQGDGKCKTR